In one Diabrotica virgifera virgifera chromosome 5, PGI_DIABVI_V3a genomic region, the following are encoded:
- the LOC114332359 gene encoding phospholipase A2 inhibitor, with amino-acid sequence MIVNKILVLLFLPFCFGKSVEVTFKDVTFKGFSVFTEKFKKKIPSGNKLADFLPPKTVYDAIEMKEQHIPVLTKGSLADLDQLDELVIEYCGVEEVESGAISNVPNLRKLSLKGNAIKSIAKDVFSHLGISTLDLSLNQISTIHPQAFDNMPDLLNIQLADNFITQWNPEWLKNTPLLTRISLQNNSIEKLPAHAFKNMVGDKKYGKIDLTINLVFSHNKISEIDPEAFADLSRINNLWLDNNVLESFDENLLSGIKVNDLRLNKNNIKCLDGNLDKILKAETNHIDSNPFDCNCLEKIKEWSNKKKNVDFTFAEMECTAQRIKVKMTALEKRLKELKGERDIPKEVEEIEVFETKPKNRAIKFVRI; translated from the exons ATGATCGTAAATAAGATTCTTGTGTTATTATTTCTTCCTTTTTGCTTCGGCAAAAGTGTAGAAGTGACTTTTAAAGATGTCACGTTCAAAGGCTTTAGTGTTTTTACAGAAAAGTTCAAGAAAAAGATCCCGTCTGGAAACAAACTAGCAGATTTTTTGCCCCCGAAAACTGTTTATGATGCCATTGAAATGAAGGAACAACATATACCTGTACTTACCAAAGGCTCATTGGCAGATCTAGACCAGTTGGACGAATTGGTTATTGAGTACTGTGGTGTTGAAGAAGTTGAATCTGGAGCTATCAGTAATGTACCTAACCTAAGAAAACTGTCACTTAAAG gtaaTGCCATCAAGTCGATTGCAAAGGATGTATTTTCCCATTTAGGAATATCTACACTAGACCTTAGCCTCAATCAGATATCAACAATCCATCCACAGGCCTTTGACAACATGCCGGATCTCTTAAACATTCAACTTGCTGACAATTTCATAACGCAATGGAATCCAGAATGGCTCAAGAATACACCGCTATTGACCAGGATCTCGCTTCAGAATAATTCCATAGAAAAGCTACCAGCCCATGCATTTAAAAACATGGTAGGTGATAAAAAGTATGGAAAAATAGACCTCACTATTAATCTGGTATTTAGTCATAATAAAATAAGTGAGATAGATCCTGAAGCTTTCGCGGATCTCAGCAGAATTAACAACTTGTGGTTAGATAACAATGTTCTAGAAAGTTTCGATGAAAACCTTTTATCGGGAATAAAAGTTAATGATTTGAGACTcaacaaaaataatatcaaatgTTTAGATGGTAATCTAGATAAAATACTAAAAGCAGAAACGAACCACATAGATTCGAATCCGTTCGACTGTAATTGCTTGGAGAAGATCAAGGAATGgtcaaataaaaagaagaatgtggaCTTCACTTTTGCTGAAATGGAGTGTACAGCACAAAGAATAAAGGTTAAGATGACAGCACTAGAAAAAAGATTAAAGGAATTGAAAGGAGAACGGGACATCCCGAAAGAAGTGGAAGAAATAGAAGTTTT